The Tenuifilum thalassicum genome includes the window TCGTACCAGGAGATTTCATACTGCCTCGATAAGTCTCTTTCTAAAATTGAATCGGCAATTTTTAACGTATTGGAGCAAACACCTCCTGAACTTTATGCCGATATCGTTCAAAAAGGTATCTATCTTGCTGGTGGTGGGGCCCTATTACGTGGTTTAGATAAGCGTCTATCAGAAAAGGTTAACATCCCATTCCACGTGGCCGAGGATCCATTACATGCTGTAGCTCGCGGTACTAGTATTGCTATTAAAAACCTTAGTTTCCCATTCCTGATGAGATAGTTATTGCTTGAACCATGAATAGCCTTCTAGATCTTCTTAAGCGCCTTTACAATCATCTGATCTTTCTAGTGCTTTTAGCGCTATCACTATCGCTTTACTTTAAAACCTCTTATTATCAAAAAGCAAAAATTAGCGTTGCCACTCGGATTATTACTGGGACATGGTATAAGCAAGTATCAAAAGTCACAGATCTTTTTAACCTGAGAAGAGAAAATGCAGAGCTTTTGAATGAGAATTTGGAACTTAGAAACCAGATTGAAGGTTATAAGTTTATGCTAAGGGAGTTGGTTGACACTATAGTAACTCAAGATGACTCGCTTAACTTCATTGAATATATTTCTTCAAACGTTATTAATAACTCTATAAACTCTCAACACAATTTCTTGATATTAGATGTTGGTGAAAATAAGGGTGTTAAGTCGGGAATGGGAGTTGTTTCAAATAATGGGGTTGTAGGAGTGGTTGCTTCTGTATCGAGCCATTATTCATCGGTTATCTCATTGCTTAATACCGACTTGCAGATTTCTGCCATGCATAAGAAATCTGGTGCTTTTGGTTCATTGTCGTGGGATGGAGCTAACTATCGAAAGGTAATATTGAATGAAATTCCTTTACACATAAACATAAGCAAAGGCGATACGATAGTTTCTAGCGGATATTCAGCCATCTTCCCTAAGGATATCCCAATTGGAAAGGTTGTTGACTTTCATTCTAAGGATGGCAGTTTTTTAGCAATTACTGTTGAACTATTTGCCGATTTTAAAACAATTAGCAAGGTTTATGTTATTAGGTCTCGGGTAAAGGAGGAAATAGATTCGTTACAACAAAATGTTGATTAATGTACAATAACGTTATTAAACATACTGGATTTGCATTTTTCCTGTTACTGTTTCAGCTACTTGTGCTGAATAATATCAATTTTTTTGGATATGCTAACCCTTATATATACATCCTTGTTATTTTGTTGCTTCCATACTCCACCCCGCGGTGGGCTATGCTATTAATTGGTTTCCTCCTTGGTTTGGTAGTTGATTATTTTTCTAACACCCTTGGTTTACATGCTACTGCAACCCTTGTTCTGTCATATTTAAGACCTATAATCCTAAGTCAATGGCGGTTTAAATCTGTTCAAGATGTTAGAGGTACTCCAAATATTTCAAATACTTCTCTTGAATGGTTTAGCCTTTACATTACAATTTCAGTGTTAATTCATCATCTTATTTTATTCTTTATTGAGACTTTTACCTTAAATCATCTAGGCTTAACTTTACTGAGAGTCATAATTAGTTCTGGTTTATCAGTAGTTACGATTTTAATTATTGAACTTTGGCGATTAAGAAAAAAGGAGTAGCTTGTGGCTGATATTAGTGAGAATAGAAGAAAGACTGTAATTTCAATAATAATAGCTCTCGCTTTTTTTGCCATAATTGGCAAGTTATTCTACATTCAGGTAATTGATAGTTCCTACAAGTTCTCTGCTGCAAATAATGTTCTTCGATATGTAACCCAATATCCTGCTCGAGGGTTAATTCTCGATAGGAATGGAATCCCTTTAGTTACAAACAAAACCGCATACGATATTTTAATTGTAAAGAAGCAGGTTAAGCCTTTTGATACGCTTGAGTTTGCAAATTTGTTAGGCTTAACCGTTGAGCAGGTTAAGCAAGCTTTTATCGATGTTACAAAGCAGCGTGGTTATTCACCACGCAAGGCTGTAGTGCTATTAAAACAGATACCTGCAGAAAGATATGCCCGTCTTCAGGAAATGCTTTACAAATACCAAGGGTTTGAAATTCAGCCAAGAACTATTCGTAACTATGAAAAACCAATTGCTGCGCATGTGCTTGGCTATGTAGGTGAAGTTGATGAGAACAAAATAAAAAGCGATCCCTACTACCAGCTTGGCGACTATATTGGAATAAACGGGCTTGAACGTTCATACGAAAGTGTTCTTCGTGGGAAAAAAGGGGTTAAAGTCTTTCTTGTTGATGTACATAACAGGATAAAGGGTTCTTATGAAAACGGAAAATACGATTCACTTGCAGTGCCTGGAAAAAACATAACCAGCACACTTGATGTAAAGTTGCAGGAATATGGAGAGAAACTAATGAAGAATAAGATTGGCAGTATCGTTGCTATTGAACCCAAAACAGGAGAAGTTTTAGCAATGATTTCAAGCCCAACCTACGACCCAAATTTGTTGGTTGGGCGCGAACGGGCGTTCAACTTCCGTAGCCTATTAAACGATACCCTTAAGCCTATCTTTAACAGGTCGATTATGGCTCTTTATCCTCCAGGTTCAACTTTTAAAGTTGTTAATGCTTTAATAGGCTTACAGGAAAAAGTAGTTGCCCCATATACAAAATATGAGTGCCATGGTGGGTATACAATTGGGCGAGGTGTAGGTTGTCATCATCACCCCTCACCAGTTAATCTTATACAATCAATCCAGGTTTCATGTAATACCTATTACTGCCATGTTTTTAGAAACATTATTGATAAAAAAGATTTTGGTTCCGTTGAGGATGGTTTAAATGCTTGGAAAAAACATGTTCTATCCTTTGGTTATGGCAAAAAGTTGGGTATCGATTTACCCAACGAGTTAAATGGAATAGTTCCTTCTGTATCGTTTTACAATAAGTATTTTAGAAGGGGGGGATGGAGTTCCCTAACTATCATTTCACTTGCTATTGGTCAAGGAGAGCTAGCAGTGACCCCACTTCAAATGGCAAATCTTGTTGCTACTATTGCAAACAAAGGTTTCTATAAAACGCCACATGTGGTTAAATCGATTGAGGGACAAAGTATTGACGAGAAGTTCACTCAAAATCATTACACAACAATAGATTCATCTTACTTCGATTATATCATTGAGGGTATGGATTTGGCCGTTAATGGTGAACCTGGAAGTGGGAGTACAGCACGCATTGCTGCTCTTCCCGATATTAGAATTTGTGGTAAAACTGGTACAGCTCAGAATCCACATGGCAAGGATCACTCAGTATTTTTTGCATTTGCACCTAAAGACGATCCCAAAATTGCCATTTCGGTTTATGTGGAGAATGCTGGATATGGTGCAACATGGGCTGCACCAATTGCAAGTTTGATGATTGAGAAATATTTAAAGGATACAATTTCCAGACCTTGGTTGGAAAAATATATAATGGAAGCTAATTTACTCGATAGACGTGCAAAGGCGAATTAACATATTACGAAGTCTCGATTGGGGTGCAGTTGTCCTCTACATCATTTTGGTGTTAATGGGGTGGTTTAATATTTATGCTGCTGTTTACAGCGATGAGTTTAGCAGCATTTTTGATTTGTCGCAACGATATGGGAAACAGCTGCTTTGGATAATTTTTGCTTTTGTTCTGGCAATCATTGTTCTTCTTACGAACGATAGGATATACCCGGCCTTTGCCTATATATTTTATGCTTTGGCACTATTAGCCCTAATTTCAACATTGATATTTGGTAGAACGGTAAATGCTTCCAAATCGTGGATTCAGGTAGGTGGATTTGGACTTCAACCAGCCGAGTTTGCTAAAATTGCCACGTCTTTGGCTCTTGCCAAATTACTTAGTAGCTACGGATTTAAGTTGACCAATTTTTGGTCGTACCTTAAAGCTGGGGTTATTTTAGCATTACCTGTTGGTATAATTCTTATGCAGAATGATACAGGTTCTGCCCTAGTATTTGGAGCATTAATCCTTGTACTATATCGAGAGGGACTTCCTTCGTGGATTTTAGCTTATTTAGGATTTCTAATTGCTGTGTTTATTTTAACCCTAAAGTATAGTAGTGCGACTCTTATTTCTATCATATTCTTTGTTTCCTTCATACTTTTTATTCTTTACACCCGTCGGTATCGCGATGCCTTTAGGGTGTTACTTATGGCACTTGGATTAGGGTTAGTTCTTTATCTTGCATCTCAGTTCTTAAAACTCCGGCTATCGGTTACTTTGATATTTCTAATTCCTGTTCTGCTTTGCTCAATTATTGGTTTGTTCTACGCCTATTTTAAACGGGTAAAACCAGTTTACCTAATTTCGTTATTTCTTATAGTAACTCTTGCTTTCTCTTTTTCTACCGATTATGTATTTGAGAGAGTTCTCGATGTTCATCATCAAAAAAGAATTTACGATTTGTTAGGCATTGAGGATGATCCTTTGGGGTGGGGATACAATGTAAACCAATCGAAAATAGCAATTGGTTCAGGTGGTTTCTGGGGTAAGGGGTATCTTGCTGGTACGCAAACAAAGTATAATTTTGTTCCTGAGCAAAGTACCGACTTTATTTTCTGCACTGTTGGCGAGGAGTGGGGGTTTGTGGGTTCCACTGTTGTTGTCTTACTTATTCTGACATTTCTTTTACGGCTATTAAAAATTGCAGAACGACAAACCGAACATTTTGCCCGAGTTTATGGCTATGCAGTAGTTTCTATTTTGTTTTTCCATGCTGCTGTAAACATTTCAATGACAATAGGGCTAATGCCAGTGATTGGGATTCCCCTCCCATTTTTTAGCTATGGAGGATCGTCGTTGTGGGCGTTTACAATTCTTGTTTTTATCCTTTTACGCTTCGATATGTCGCGATATGGCGCATACTAGGCTGTATCTGGAATTCGCGCTCAACCATTATAGTTAAATCCGATAAAAGCTTGTTGAGCTTCTCTCTCAGGAGTTCGTAGTTATCTTTTACTACGTTAAGAGCCTGTTCCGGATCACCTTGTAGCGATGTGTGGTTGCTCATAATATTAAGCGCTTTGATGATACCAGAATCGCTTCGGTATGAGTATAAACGATTGCTGTGAATCATGAATGGAAGAAAGCCTCGAACTCGAGGCGGTAGTAAGTGGTAACGTTGCAACATTTGAAAATAGAATGTTCGTGTAAATCCCTTTAAAGGTCGGTTGGAGTAATTTTCCCATTCTTTGGCCAATATGTAGTCGAACATCACATCTGTTACAACTCCGGCCCAACGTCCATAACTCTCTTTGAGCAATTCCCTACAAATTTTCCATGAGCTATGCTTATCGGTATGAAAATCAATGGCCCGATGTAGGTTTATCCCTTTTTGAATGGTTTTGGGGTAGCTAAATATCGTTTTACCTTTTACGTAGTCGCCTATGAAGTTCCCAAGACGAATTTCTATATCTTCTCCCGAAAGATAGAGATGTGCTAAAAAGTTCATAAGTATTATTTGCCTTTGAGAGAGGCTGAGGAAATTACTTCATCTTGCCCATTTGGGTTGTAGCGCATAAGGTTAAATTGCTCCCCATCCCAAACACCATAAGTGTTGCTTACCAGCCAATCACCAAGTACTGTTAAATTAGAATTATCAGCAAGCGGGTATATTATTGGAGAATGCCAGTGACCAAAGATGAAAAAATCAAAATGTTCATCGCTAAGTTTTATGCGGGAGAATTTGGTTATTTGTTCTTCCTCGCCTCGGAAGTTGTGGGTTATTTCTTTAGAGTATCGGCTGCTAACACTCCACTGATTTCCAAACCATAACGAGAAGTTTGGGTGTAACTTGGCAAATAGCCACTGGAGGGTAGGGCTAGTAAAAATTCTTTTTAGTAACTTGTAGCCAGGATCGCCAGGTCCCAACCCATCGCCATGGGCAAGAAGGAATCTTGCTCCTAGGAGCTCACGTACTATAGGTTCACGATGTATTGTTACGCCTAATTCTTTTTCAAAATAATCGAACATCCAAACATCGTGATTACCCGTAAAAAAATGCACAGGAATACCACTATCGGTAAACTGGGCAATTTTCCCTAGAAATCTGGTGTACCCTTTGGGTACAACTCTTCGGTATTCAAACCAGAAATCAAAGATGTCGCCAAGTAGGTAAAGCTCCGAGGTGCTTGGGTAAATTTCATCGAGCCAGGAAACAAACATTTTCTCCCTAGGTAAACTTTTCTCAAGGTTAGGTAATCCCAAATGTAGGTCGGAAGCAAAGTATATTTTCTTATCCTGGCTCATTAAAGACTAATGGTTTAAATATTCATTAAGAGCTTTTTGGAGTTCTTTCCCATAAAGGTTCTTGCCAATAATGTTGAAATCTTTACCAATAAGATAGTTGGCAGGAATTTGCTTAACATTATAGAAGATAGCAGCTTGTGACTTTTTGGGATCTTCTTCTCTCACACTAATCCAAGGAATATTTGAACTATTCAGGTAGTTAAGCCAAGCTTCCTTTGTCGAATCGTACGAAATCTGGTAAACCTCAAACCCCTTACTCTTATATTTCTTATAAATTTCCATTAGCTCCCTATTGTCAAGTAAGCTAACAGTGTTTTCGCTTGTGAAAAAGTCGAGCAGCACAACTTTACCTTTTAAAGAAGATAGGGTGATTTTTTTACCATGACGGTCAGATATTGAAAGATCTGGTATAGGCATTTCAGCATTTTGTATCATTTGCTGAAATTTCGCATTAGTAATTTTCTTTTCTATGCTTTTAATGTCCTCAAGCATACCTTTGGTGTAGTTCGATTTAGGGTATAGGGCTTTCCAAGCCGATGCAACCATTTTAATAAGCAAGAGGTCGTCTGAGCTGTCAAACACGTAAATGTTATCGTTGTATTTTAGATAGAGGGCCATGATGCTTGCTTTCGACATAGGATTATCCCAAATAAATTTTGTTAATTCATCTTTTATCCGCTTACGCTCAGCATCAAATTCCTTATTAAGGGCTTCTCGCTCTTCTGGTGAGTCAGAACTTAAGTACCTGTTTGATAGTACATCTACTTTGGCTTTTGATTTGGCAAAAGCCAAAACAACTTCTTTAACTTTTGAGGAACCCTCTGATCCTTCAACCTGATAGCTAAGTATGTTGTTTAAGTCAAGAGTTAGCTTTATTCTTTCGCCTTTGCTTGCAAGTATGGTTACCGCTTTCCCATCCTTTGTGCCAATTGAATAAAATTCTGGCTCATCGCCCTGTTTTATCCTAAAACGTTTATGGTTTTCGCCCTTGCTAATTTTTACAGAATCAACTTTAAAAATCTGATTAAAATCAATCCTATTCAGATATAAAACATTTTTATCAGGACTATTGATGTTAACATCAACCACAACATCGTCTTTGCTGCCGCATCCTGCAATTAAAGCAACCAATAATATCGAAATGCAAAATCTAAAACGCATAGTTATATTCTGTTTATGATTGAATGCAAATTTAGATAAACTTTACAATTTGCCACATTCTTTAATGTTCTTATGACAATAAAATTGCATTTTTGTAAAAAAACTTTTTAAAAGATGAGATCTAAACCCGAAGGTTCATACATAAGCTACTTTAGCAATTTAGTAAAAAGCAATGGTGGAATAAACCTTGCACAGGGTATCCCTGGTTTTCAGCCACCAAAAAAATTAATTGATATTTTGAATGATGTTTCCTCAACGGAGGTTCATCAGTATGCTCCTGGCATAGGTAATCTTAAACTCAGGGCGCTTGTGGAGCAGTATTATGGGGTAAGCCCCGATCAACTGCTGATGGTTCAGGGTGCAACCGAAGGCCTTTCGCTTGTTTACACTTATCTTCTTAAAATTTTAGGAAGTGATTTTGGGGTGCTTTCGTTCAACCCTGCATACGAAAGTTATAGCCAGCTACCCAAAATATTTGGTCAGCAGTTTGTTGAGTTTTATTTAGATGAAAATAACTCTATTGATTTTGACGAGTTGGGAAAAACAGTTGAGAGGAATAGGGTAAAATTGATTTTTATTAGCTCGCCAGGAAATCCTTATGGTAAAATTTGGAGTAGGGATGAGATTGATAACATTTTGAATTTAGCCGAAAAACATGGAGTTTACATCGTTTTCGATTCAGTCTACGAGGAACTATATTTTGAATACAAACCATACATTCCTATTGATAGGCTGAATGAAAGGCTATTTATTGTAAGCAGTTTCTCAAAATCGCTTTGCATTACAGGTTGGCGAATTGGATACATAATTCATCATTCAACACATTGTAAAGGATTACGCGCTGTTCACGATTATATTGGGTTGTGTGCACCCAGCGTTTTGCAGGAAGCCCTTGCATTATATCTATCACAGAACGGGTATGGCTGTGATTTTATGGAGTCGTTTAGAGAAAATGTTAAGTTATCGTTTAATGAGCTCAGCAAAGGCCTGTTGGAGCTAGGTTTTCATGTTCCTAAAATTGATGGGGGATGTTTTGTTTGGGCTGAGCTACCACCCAAATTTGACGATGGCTTTGAGTTTGCATCTGAGCTATATGAGCAAAAGCGTGTAGCTGTGATCCCAGGAGAACACTTTAGCAAATCGAGTACAAAGTGGATTAGGTTTAATGTTGCACGGCCTGTAGATGAAATAAGGCTTGCCGTAACATGTTTGAAAGAGTTTTTTTAGGGAATAATGCAGATTGTTTCATTAATACTATTCTTGCTTTATGCAATAGCTATTCTTATACTGCTTGGTGGCTTGCTGAGTTCTAAGTGGGTAAGGGAAAATAATGTTTACAGAACTGAAAATAGAAAGGTCTCAGTTATAGTTGCCTTTAGGAACGAGAGAGGCTGTTTAACT containing:
- a CDS encoding TlpA family protein disulfide reductase, with the translated sequence MRFRFCISILLVALIAGCGSKDDVVVDVNINSPDKNVLYLNRIDFNQIFKVDSVKISKGENHKRFRIKQGDEPEFYSIGTKDGKAVTILASKGERIKLTLDLNNILSYQVEGSEGSSKVKEVVLAFAKSKAKVDVLSNRYLSSDSPEEREALNKEFDAERKRIKDELTKFIWDNPMSKASIMALYLKYNDNIYVFDSSDDLLLIKMVASAWKALYPKSNYTKGMLEDIKSIEKKITNAKFQQMIQNAEMPIPDLSISDRHGKKITLSSLKGKVVLLDFFTSENTVSLLDNRELMEIYKKYKSKGFEVYQISYDSTKEAWLNYLNSSNIPWISVREEDPKKSQAAIFYNVKQIPANYLIGKDFNIIGKNLYGKELQKALNEYLNH
- a CDS encoding acyl carrier protein phosphodiesterase, whose amino-acid sequence is MNFLAHLYLSGEDIEIRLGNFIGDYVKGKTIFSYPKTIQKGINLHRAIDFHTDKHSSWKICRELLKESYGRWAGVVTDVMFDYILAKEWENYSNRPLKGFTRTFYFQMLQRYHLLPPRVRGFLPFMIHSNRLYSYRSDSGIIKALNIMSNHTSLQGDPEQALNVVKDNYELLREKLNKLLSDLTIMVEREFQIQPSMRHIATYRSVKG
- the mreD gene encoding rod shape-determining protein MreD, whose translation is MYNNVIKHTGFAFFLLLFQLLVLNNINFFGYANPYIYILVILLLPYSTPRWAMLLIGFLLGLVVDYFSNTLGLHATATLVLSYLRPIILSQWRFKSVQDVRGTPNISNTSLEWFSLYITISVLIHHLILFFIETFTLNHLGLTLLRVIISSGLSVVTILIIELWRLRKKE
- the mreC gene encoding rod shape-determining protein MreC — translated: MNSLLDLLKRLYNHLIFLVLLALSLSLYFKTSYYQKAKISVATRIITGTWYKQVSKVTDLFNLRRENAELLNENLELRNQIEGYKFMLRELVDTIVTQDDSLNFIEYISSNVINNSINSQHNFLILDVGENKGVKSGMGVVSNNGVVGVVASVSSHYSSVISLLNTDLQISAMHKKSGAFGSLSWDGANYRKVILNEIPLHINISKGDTIVSSGYSAIFPKDIPIGKVVDFHSKDGSFLAITVELFADFKTISKVYVIRSRVKEEIDSLQQNVD
- a CDS encoding UDP-2,3-diacylglucosamine diphosphatase translates to MSQDKKIYFASDLHLGLPNLEKSLPREKMFVSWLDEIYPSTSELYLLGDIFDFWFEYRRVVPKGYTRFLGKIAQFTDSGIPVHFFTGNHDVWMFDYFEKELGVTIHREPIVRELLGARFLLAHGDGLGPGDPGYKLLKRIFTSPTLQWLFAKLHPNFSLWFGNQWSVSSRYSKEITHNFRGEEEQITKFSRIKLSDEHFDFFIFGHWHSPIIYPLADNSNLTVLGDWLVSNTYGVWDGEQFNLMRYNPNGQDEVISSASLKGK
- a CDS encoding pyridoxal phosphate-dependent aminotransferase; this translates as MRSKPEGSYISYFSNLVKSNGGINLAQGIPGFQPPKKLIDILNDVSSTEVHQYAPGIGNLKLRALVEQYYGVSPDQLLMVQGATEGLSLVYTYLLKILGSDFGVLSFNPAYESYSQLPKIFGQQFVEFYLDENNSIDFDELGKTVERNRVKLIFISSPGNPYGKIWSRDEIDNILNLAEKHGVYIVFDSVYEELYFEYKPYIPIDRLNERLFIVSSFSKSLCITGWRIGYIIHHSTHCKGLRAVHDYIGLCAPSVLQEALALYLSQNGYGCDFMESFRENVKLSFNELSKGLLELGFHVPKIDGGCFVWAELPPKFDDGFEFASELYEQKRVAVIPGEHFSKSSTKWIRFNVARPVDEIRLAVTCLKEFF
- the mrdA gene encoding penicillin-binding protein 2; the encoded protein is MADISENRRKTVISIIIALAFFAIIGKLFYIQVIDSSYKFSAANNVLRYVTQYPARGLILDRNGIPLVTNKTAYDILIVKKQVKPFDTLEFANLLGLTVEQVKQAFIDVTKQRGYSPRKAVVLLKQIPAERYARLQEMLYKYQGFEIQPRTIRNYEKPIAAHVLGYVGEVDENKIKSDPYYQLGDYIGINGLERSYESVLRGKKGVKVFLVDVHNRIKGSYENGKYDSLAVPGKNITSTLDVKLQEYGEKLMKNKIGSIVAIEPKTGEVLAMISSPTYDPNLLVGRERAFNFRSLLNDTLKPIFNRSIMALYPPGSTFKVVNALIGLQEKVVAPYTKYECHGGYTIGRGVGCHHHPSPVNLIQSIQVSCNTYYCHVFRNIIDKKDFGSVEDGLNAWKKHVLSFGYGKKLGIDLPNELNGIVPSVSFYNKYFRRGGWSSLTIISLAIGQGELAVTPLQMANLVATIANKGFYKTPHVVKSIEGQSIDEKFTQNHYTTIDSSYFDYIIEGMDLAVNGEPGSGSTARIAALPDIRICGKTGTAQNPHGKDHSVFFAFAPKDDPKIAISVYVENAGYGATWAAPIASLMIEKYLKDTISRPWLEKYIMEANLLDRRAKAN
- the rodA gene encoding rod shape-determining protein RodA — encoded protein: MQRRINILRSLDWGAVVLYIILVLMGWFNIYAAVYSDEFSSIFDLSQRYGKQLLWIIFAFVLAIIVLLTNDRIYPAFAYIFYALALLALISTLIFGRTVNASKSWIQVGGFGLQPAEFAKIATSLALAKLLSSYGFKLTNFWSYLKAGVILALPVGIILMQNDTGSALVFGALILVLYREGLPSWILAYLGFLIAVFILTLKYSSATLISIIFFVSFILFILYTRRYRDAFRVLLMALGLGLVLYLASQFLKLRLSVTLIFLIPVLLCSIIGLFYAYFKRVKPVYLISLFLIVTLAFSFSTDYVFERVLDVHHQKRIYDLLGIEDDPLGWGYNVNQSKIAIGSGGFWGKGYLAGTQTKYNFVPEQSTDFIFCTVGEEWGFVGSTVVVLLILTFLLRLLKIAERQTEHFARVYGYAVVSILFFHAAVNISMTIGLMPVIGIPLPFFSYGGSSLWAFTILVFILLRFDMSRYGAY